In one Streptomyces sp. NBC_01288 genomic region, the following are encoded:
- a CDS encoding IS4 family transposase, with protein sequence MVPVAESVPELSGLGLLTWVYPPGLVDRVVAACGRTEQRRRLLPARVVVYFVLGLALFSPAPYLEVLRHLTDGLRACGLWGNWRIPAKSSLFRARGRLGSEPLRVLFAATVRPLADEETPGAFWRGLRLTAVDGTCWDAADTAANDQEFGRPGNTRGPDRSAFPQVRMAALVECGTHAVLDAELAGCRVGELTLAACLVRSTGPDMLVLADREFLGVPLWRAFTATGAHLLWRVSANRVLPVQELLPDGSWLSRLHAGTDGKKRDPVRVRVLAYQLSDGGASTQNTHYRLVTDLLDPERFPAAELAALYAQRWEIESVFDEIKTHQRGPHVVLASKTPDGVRQQIWAHLLVHHALRSLISRTAAVHGIDPDRLSFTDTLRAARRSVTVAPGIFSP encoded by the coding sequence GTGGTGCCGGTGGCGGAGAGTGTCCCGGAGTTATCCGGTCTTGGATTGTTGACCTGGGTGTATCCGCCGGGTCTGGTGGATCGGGTGGTCGCTGCGTGCGGCCGGACCGAGCAGCGCAGACGGCTGCTTCCCGCTCGGGTGGTGGTGTACTTCGTTCTCGGTCTGGCCCTGTTCTCGCCCGCTCCGTATCTGGAGGTGCTGCGGCATCTGACCGACGGACTGCGTGCGTGCGGGCTGTGGGGCAACTGGCGGATCCCGGCGAAGTCCTCCCTGTTCAGGGCCCGTGGCCGACTGGGCTCCGAGCCCCTGCGGGTGCTGTTCGCGGCCACCGTCCGTCCATTGGCGGATGAGGAGACACCGGGCGCGTTCTGGCGCGGGCTGCGGCTGACGGCGGTGGACGGCACCTGCTGGGATGCCGCCGACACTGCCGCGAACGACCAGGAGTTCGGCCGTCCCGGCAACACCCGCGGCCCGGACAGGTCAGCGTTCCCGCAGGTGCGGATGGCCGCTCTGGTCGAGTGCGGCACCCATGCCGTGCTGGATGCGGAACTGGCCGGCTGCCGGGTCGGTGAACTCACCCTCGCCGCCTGCCTGGTCCGCTCCACCGGGCCGGACATGCTGGTCCTGGCCGACCGGGAGTTCCTGGGGGTGCCGTTGTGGAGAGCGTTCACCGCCACCGGCGCCCACCTGCTGTGGCGGGTGTCGGCCAACCGGGTCCTGCCCGTGCAGGAACTCCTTCCCGACGGCTCCTGGCTCAGTCGCCTGCACGCAGGCACCGACGGCAAGAAACGCGATCCGGTGCGCGTGAGGGTGCTCGCCTATCAGCTGTCCGACGGCGGAGCGAGCACCCAGAACACGCACTACCGCCTGGTCACCGACCTCCTCGATCCGGAACGCTTCCCCGCGGCCGAACTCGCGGCCCTGTATGCCCAGCGGTGGGAGATCGAGTCGGTCTTCGACGAGATCAAGACCCATCAGCGCGGCCCCCACGTCGTCCTGGCCAGCAAGACCCCCGACGGCGTGCGCCAGCAGATCTGGGCCCACCTGCTGGTCCACCACGCCCTGAGGTCCCTGATATCCAGAACCGCTGCCGTCCACGGCATCGACCCGGACCGGCTTTCGTTCACCGACACCCTGCGTGCGGCCCGCCGCAGCGTCACCGTCGCGCCCGGCATCTTTTCCCCCTGA
- a CDS encoding ATP-binding protein codes for MAGLEGIGQPRGQGRATAARWSPAVEDERALKAIELFGNPTEAEVPLPSRPESAATARRLTQIVVLRHWGLSPKLTEDAVLLVSELVGNAVRHTGARVFGLRMKRRRGWIRVEVRDPSRGLPCLMPVQEMDLSGRGLFLVDKLSDRWGVDLLPRGKTTWFEMRVSDR; via the coding sequence ATGGCGGGGCTGGAAGGTATCGGACAGCCGCGGGGACAAGGCCGTGCGACCGCGGCGCGCTGGTCGCCTGCGGTCGAGGACGAGCGGGCGCTCAAGGCGATCGAGTTGTTCGGCAATCCGACGGAGGCGGAGGTTCCGCTGCCGTCCCGTCCGGAGTCCGCGGCGACGGCCCGCCGGCTCACCCAGATCGTCGTTCTGCGGCACTGGGGGCTCAGCCCGAAACTGACCGAGGACGCCGTCTTACTTGTCTCGGAGCTTGTCGGAAACGCCGTACGGCACACGGGTGCGCGGGTGTTCGGGCTGCGGATGAAGCGGCGGCGGGGGTGGATCCGGGTCGAGGTGCGTGATCCCTCGCGTGGGTTGCCGTGTCTGATGCCGGTTCAGGAGATGGATCTGAGCGGGCGGGGGTTGTTCCTCGTCGACAAACTCTCCGATCGGTGGGGCGTCGATCTGTTGCCGCGTGGGAAGACGACGTGGTTCGAGATGCGGGTCTCTGATCGTTGA
- a CDS encoding enoyl-CoA hydratase/isomerase family protein, which translates to MTVNLEVAEGVGTIRLDRPPMNALDVATQDRLKELAEEASRRDDVRAVVVYGGEKVFAAGADIKEMQRMDHAAMVVRSRALQESFTAVARIPKPVVAAITGYALGGGCELALCADYRIAADNAKLGQPEILLGLIPGAGGTQRLARLIGPSKAKDLIFTGRMVKADEALELGLVDRLVPAADVYTEAHAWAAKLAQGPAIALRAAKEAIDTGLETDIETGLAVERTWFAGLFATEDRERGMRSFVEEGPGKAKFR; encoded by the coding sequence ATGACCGTGAATCTCGAAGTCGCCGAGGGCGTCGGCACCATCCGCCTCGACCGCCCGCCGATGAACGCGCTGGACGTCGCCACCCAGGACCGCCTCAAGGAACTCGCCGAGGAGGCTTCGCGTCGCGACGATGTGCGGGCCGTGGTGGTCTACGGCGGGGAGAAGGTGTTCGCGGCGGGTGCGGACATCAAGGAGATGCAGCGGATGGACCATGCGGCGATGGTCGTACGGTCGCGGGCGTTGCAGGAGTCGTTCACGGCGGTGGCCCGTATTCCGAAGCCGGTGGTCGCGGCGATCACGGGCTATGCGCTGGGCGGGGGTTGCGAGTTGGCGTTGTGCGCGGACTATCGCATCGCCGCCGACAACGCGAAGTTGGGGCAGCCGGAGATTCTGCTGGGGTTGATTCCGGGGGCTGGTGGCACGCAGCGGCTGGCGCGACTGATCGGTCCCTCGAAGGCGAAGGACCTGATCTTCACGGGGCGGATGGTCAAGGCGGACGAGGCGCTCGAACTGGGCCTGGTGGACCGGCTGGTGCCCGCCGCCGACGTGTACACCGAGGCGCACGCGTGGGCGGCGAAGCTCGCGCAGGGGCCGGCGATCGCGTTGCGTGCCGCGAAGGAAGCGATCGACACCGGGTTGGAGACGGACATCGAGACCGGGCTGGCCGTCGAACGCACGTGGTTCGCGGGGCTGTTCGCGACCGAGGACCGTGAGCGCGGGATGCGGAGCTTCGTCGAAGAGGGCCCCGGCAAGGCGAAGTTCCGCTGA
- a CDS encoding L,D-transpeptidase gives MNVRPISGASVDARGRRNKGLLALILGVLLLAVTACGGGGSNSGSGSGDSKAKGSDTAETKQSQAVVTIAPKNGSKSVDTSGALKISAAKGKLTEVEVKDTDGTKVSGAITGGGASWTPATHLSASTKYTVHAVAKDSDGRVAAEDSSFTTLTPKNTFIGDFTPEDGSTVGVGMPFSVNFTRGITHPDDVKKAITVTTVPAVDVEGHWFGNDRLDFRPENYWKSGTKVTVKLNLDGVEGRPGVYGKQTKTVSFTIGRNQVSVVDAKKHTMKVTQDGKTVRTIPVTTGKPGYDTWNGQMVMSEKLEVTRMNGETVGYGGEYDIKDVPHAIRLTNSGTFIHGNYWGGGAFGNYNASHGCVGLQDVKGGYSSSVPAAWFYNHSMIGDVVVVKHSNDETVAPDNGLNGWNMSWAKWKA, from the coding sequence TTGAACGTGCGACCGATATCGGGGGCGTCGGTTGACGCGCGCGGCCGGAGAAACAAGGGACTGCTGGCGCTGATACTCGGCGTGCTGCTGCTCGCCGTCACCGCGTGCGGAGGCGGCGGTTCCAACTCCGGGTCCGGCTCGGGCGACAGCAAGGCCAAGGGGTCGGACACGGCCGAGACCAAGCAGTCGCAGGCCGTCGTCACCATCGCCCCGAAGAACGGCTCGAAGTCCGTCGACACCAGCGGCGCCCTCAAGATCAGCGCCGCGAAGGGCAAGTTGACCGAGGTCGAGGTCAAGGACACCGACGGCACCAAGGTCTCCGGCGCGATCACCGGCGGCGGTGCGAGCTGGACGCCGGCGACGCACCTCTCGGCCTCCACCAAATACACCGTGCACGCGGTCGCCAAGGACTCCGACGGCCGGGTCGCCGCCGAGGACTCCAGCTTCACCACGCTGACCCCGAAGAACACCTTCATCGGCGACTTCACCCCGGAGGACGGCTCCACGGTCGGCGTCGGGATGCCGTTCTCGGTCAACTTCACCCGGGGCATCACACACCCCGACGACGTGAAGAAGGCCATCACCGTCACGACCGTGCCGGCCGTCGACGTCGAGGGCCACTGGTTCGGCAACGACCGCCTCGACTTCCGCCCCGAGAACTACTGGAAGTCCGGCACCAAGGTCACCGTCAAGCTCAACCTCGACGGCGTCGAGGGCCGCCCGGGCGTCTACGGCAAGCAGACCAAGACGGTCTCCTTCACCATCGGCCGCAACCAGGTCTCCGTGGTCGACGCCAAGAAGCACACCATGAAGGTCACCCAGGACGGCAAGACCGTCAGGACCATCCCGGTCACCACCGGCAAGCCCGGCTACGACACCTGGAACGGCCAGATGGTCATGAGCGAGAAGCTCGAAGTGACCCGGATGAACGGTGAAACGGTCGGCTACGGCGGCGAGTACGACATCAAGGACGTCCCGCACGCCATCCGCCTCACCAACTCCGGCACCTTCATCCACGGCAACTACTGGGGCGGCGGCGCCTTCGGCAACTACAACGCCAGCCACGGCTGCGTCGGCCTCCAGGACGTCAAGGGCGGTTACAGCAGCAGCGTTCCGGCCGCCTGGTTCTACAACCACTCGATGATCGGCGACGTGGTCGTCGTCAAGCACTCCAACGACGAGACCGTGGCGCCGGACAACGGGCTCAACGGCTGGAACATGTCGTGGGCGAAGTGGAAGGCGTAA
- a CDS encoding L,D-transpeptidase, translating into MRHAQGRARRAGVALAAVLTWAGLLAGATGCTSDGSGGGGIGEIFGKAPAPEDVIRISPDDAAKGVKPDERLVVRVPSGRLESVQVVKAQDAQDTPVPGHISDDGLRWEPEDGKLALAAEYTVDAVALDGDGRRSARHTTFTTYVPDERFIAYVTPENRATVGTGMIVSLGFNRDIENRAAVERAIHVTAKPAVEIRPHWFGKTRLDLRPETYWKPGTQVTVSLRLRDVEGAQGVYGLQYRTFSFTVGRSQVSLVDAAKHTMEVRRDGDLLATVPITAGAPGKTTYNGKMVVMEMLEVTRMNSRTVGFGGEYDIPDVPHAMKLTDSGTFLHGNYWAPTAPGRVNVSHGCVGLRDVKGGSSDTPAGWFFDRSIVGDVVEVVHSNDKQVAPDNGLGGWNMGWKEWKAGSALR; encoded by the coding sequence GTGAGGCATGCACAAGGGCGCGCGAGGCGCGCAGGGGTCGCACTGGCCGCCGTACTGACATGGGCAGGACTGCTGGCCGGAGCCACCGGCTGTACTTCGGACGGCTCGGGCGGGGGCGGTATCGGCGAGATCTTCGGCAAGGCACCGGCGCCCGAGGATGTGATCCGGATCTCGCCCGACGACGCCGCCAAGGGCGTCAAACCCGACGAGCGGCTCGTGGTCCGGGTGCCCAGCGGGCGGCTGGAGTCCGTGCAGGTGGTGAAGGCGCAGGACGCCCAGGACACCCCCGTCCCCGGCCACATCTCCGACGACGGACTGCGCTGGGAGCCCGAGGACGGGAAGCTCGCGCTGGCCGCCGAGTACACCGTCGACGCGGTCGCCCTCGACGGCGACGGCCGCCGCTCCGCCCGGCACACCACCTTCACGACCTACGTCCCCGACGAACGGTTCATCGCCTACGTCACCCCGGAGAACCGTGCCACCGTCGGCACCGGGATGATCGTCTCCCTCGGCTTCAACCGGGACATCGAGAACCGGGCCGCCGTCGAGCGCGCGATCCACGTCACCGCGAAACCGGCCGTCGAGATCCGCCCGCACTGGTTCGGCAAGACCCGCCTCGACCTCCGCCCCGAGACCTACTGGAAACCCGGCACCCAGGTCACCGTCTCCCTCCGCCTGCGGGACGTGGAAGGCGCACAGGGCGTCTACGGCCTCCAGTACAGGACGTTCTCCTTCACCGTCGGCCGCAGCCAGGTCTCCCTCGTCGACGCGGCCAAGCACACGATGGAGGTGCGGCGCGACGGCGACCTGCTGGCCACCGTGCCGATCACGGCCGGCGCCCCCGGGAAGACCACGTACAACGGGAAAATGGTGGTCATGGAGATGCTGGAGGTGACCCGTATGAACAGCCGCACGGTCGGCTTCGGCGGCGAGTACGACATCCCCGACGTCCCGCACGCCATGAAACTCACCGACTCCGGCACCTTCCTGCACGGCAACTACTGGGCGCCGACCGCCCCCGGACGCGTCAACGTCAGCCACGGGTGCGTGGGGTTGAGGGACGTCAAGGGCGGCAGCTCGGACACCCCGGCCGGGTGGTTCTTCGACCGCAGCATCGTCGGGGACGTCGTCGAGGTCGTGCACAGCAACGACAAACAGGTCGCTCCGGACAATGGCCTCGGCGGGTGGAACATGGGTTGGAAGGAGTGGAAGGCGGGCAGTGCGCTGAGGTGA
- the glgX gene encoding glycogen debranching protein GlgX, whose protein sequence is MSSAAEQEAVQEGHVDDGVPMERVVEAVPSQRAAPVLNGAPHTGPPVPVWPGTPMPLGARYRVGPDGVAGTNFALWAGGAEAVELCLFDAEGPEGGETKVPLTELTHEIWHGFLPGVLPGRRYGFRVHGRWDPWTGARWNPAKLLLDPYARAVDGEFGLPPEVYAHVRDWPQQQVADTVRDDRDSAPFVPKGVVVHDDTTDDEWMDDRRPKTPWADSVIYELHVGGFTKLHPGIPEELRGTYAGLAHPAAIEHLVKLGVTAVELLPVHQFAHEDHLLRRGLKNYWGYNSIGYFAPHAGYAATGTAGQQVGEFKRMVRALHEAGIEVILDVVYNHTAEAGELGPMLSLKGIDNRGYYRLQSDARRYTDYTGCGNTLHVVQPHVLRLITDSLRYWVTEMGVDGFRFDLAAALARSMHDVDMLSPFLAVIAQDPVLRRVKLIAEPWDVGSGGYQVGAFPPLWTEWNDRYRNAVRDFWRGALPDVRDLGYRLSGSSDLYAWGGRRPYASVNFITAHDGYTLRDLVSYERKHNEANGEGNRDGTDDNRSWNCGVEGETDDERVKALRRRQLRNLLTTLLLSTGVPMLVAGDELGRTQRGSNNAYCQDNEISWVDWGLREDPGWAALTDLTARLIDLRHRHPVLRRRAFFSGRAHSADGIRDLAWFTERGTEMTERDWYAPAATLGMYLSGRDIPGRDERGAPIVDDSFLAVLHAGHRPVSFVLPGPPWAERYEVVVDTSREEQGEAPGVVHRAGAAITVPARAVLLLKVVG, encoded by the coding sequence GTGTCGAGCGCAGCCGAGCAGGAGGCCGTGCAGGAGGGGCACGTCGACGACGGCGTGCCGATGGAGCGCGTGGTGGAGGCCGTGCCGTCGCAACGCGCCGCGCCCGTCCTGAACGGCGCCCCGCACACGGGACCGCCGGTGCCCGTGTGGCCGGGGACGCCGATGCCGTTGGGGGCCCGGTACCGGGTCGGCCCGGACGGGGTGGCGGGCACCAACTTCGCGCTGTGGGCGGGAGGTGCGGAGGCGGTCGAGCTGTGTCTCTTCGACGCGGAAGGCCCAGAAGGAGGGGAGACCAAGGTCCCGCTGACGGAGCTGACACACGAGATCTGGCACGGCTTCCTGCCCGGTGTGCTGCCCGGCCGGCGCTACGGCTTCCGGGTGCACGGCCGCTGGGACCCGTGGACCGGCGCCCGCTGGAACCCGGCGAAGCTGCTCCTCGATCCCTACGCCCGTGCGGTGGACGGCGAGTTCGGGCTGCCGCCCGAGGTGTACGCGCACGTCCGCGACTGGCCGCAGCAGCAGGTCGCGGACACCGTGCGCGACGACCGCGACTCCGCGCCGTTCGTCCCGAAGGGCGTCGTCGTCCACGACGACACCACCGACGACGAGTGGATGGACGACCGCCGCCCGAAGACACCGTGGGCGGACTCGGTGATCTACGAACTCCACGTCGGCGGCTTCACCAAGCTGCACCCCGGGATACCCGAGGAACTCCGGGGCACCTACGCCGGGTTGGCGCACCCGGCGGCGATCGAGCACCTGGTGAAGCTGGGCGTGACGGCCGTAGAGCTGCTGCCCGTGCACCAGTTCGCGCACGAGGACCATCTGTTGCGCAGGGGTCTGAAGAACTACTGGGGTTACAACTCCATCGGGTACTTCGCCCCGCACGCGGGCTACGCGGCGACCGGTACGGCGGGGCAGCAGGTCGGCGAGTTCAAGCGGATGGTGCGGGCGCTGCACGAGGCCGGGATCGAGGTCATCCTCGACGTGGTCTACAACCACACGGCGGAAGCGGGAGAGTTGGGCCCGATGCTGTCGCTCAAGGGCATCGACAACCGCGGCTACTACCGCCTCCAGAGCGACGCCCGCCGCTACACGGACTACACCGGCTGCGGCAACACCCTGCACGTCGTCCAGCCGCACGTGCTCCGGCTGATCACCGACTCCCTGCGCTACTGGGTCACCGAGATGGGCGTCGACGGCTTCCGCTTCGACCTCGCCGCCGCACTGGCCCGCTCGATGCACGACGTCGACATGCTGTCCCCGTTCCTCGCGGTGATCGCCCAGGACCCGGTGCTACGACGGGTGAAGCTGATCGCCGAGCCCTGGGACGTCGGCTCGGGCGGCTACCAGGTCGGCGCGTTCCCGCCCCTGTGGACGGAGTGGAACGACCGCTACCGCAACGCCGTCCGGGACTTCTGGCGGGGCGCGCTGCCGGACGTACGGGACCTCGGGTACCGCCTGTCGGGGTCGAGTGACCTGTACGCGTGGGGCGGCCGTCGCCCTTACGCCTCGGTCAACTTCATCACGGCGCACGACGGTTACACCCTGCGGGACCTGGTGTCGTACGAGCGCAAGCACAACGAGGCCAACGGCGAGGGCAATCGGGACGGCACCGACGACAACCGCTCCTGGAACTGCGGGGTCGAGGGCGAGACGGACGACGAGCGCGTAAAAGCGCTGCGGCGACGGCAGTTGAGGAACCTCCTCACCACCCTCCTCCTCTCCACGGGCGTGCCGATGCTGGTCGCGGGTGACGAGCTGGGGCGGACACAGCGGGGCAGCAACAACGCCTACTGCCAGGACAACGAGATCAGTTGGGTGGACTGGGGCCTGCGGGAGGACCCCGGCTGGGCGGCGCTGACCGACCTCACCGCCCGCCTGATCGACCTGCGCCACCGCCATCCGGTGCTGAGGCGCCGGGCGTTCTTCTCCGGGCGGGCCCATTCGGCGGACGGCATAAGGGACTTGGCCTGGTTCACCGAGCGCGGCACGGAGATGACGGAACGGGACTGGTACGCGCCCGCCGCCACCCTCGGCATGTATCTCTCCGGCCGGGACATCCCCGGCCGTGACGAACGCGGCGCCCCCATCGTCGACGACAGCTTCCTCGCCGTCCTGCACGCGGGCCACCGGCCGGTGAGCTTCGTGCTGCCGGGGCCGCCGTGGGCGGAGCGGTACGAGGTGGTCGTCGACACGTCACGGGAGGAGCAGGGGGAGGCGCCGGGGGTGGTGCATCGGGCGGGGGCGGCGATCACTGTGCCGGCGCGGGCTGTGCTGTTGCTGAAGGTGGTGGGCTGA
- a CDS encoding sulfatase family protein: MPEISRRAFGGLVGGGAVTAVAGTATTAEAAESAPAERPFTARPAASGKRPNLLVILGDDLGWADLSSYGAPHIKTPNLDRLARQGVRFTDAYSGSATCSPTRFSLYTGRYPGRTPGGLAEPIANKTQGLDPSHPTLASLLKKAGYSTALIGKWHCGWLPDYSPTKSGWDEFFGNHGGVLEYFSKLGQLGDYDLYEGDATYKDLRYYTQVLTERAVQYVGRKHDEPWLLNLNFTTPHWPWLAEGDEETGAEIAARIRAAKTPAGVTAALLHNDGGSVAKYTEMVQSLDAAVGEVLTALRRSGQEENTLVYFASDNGGERWSYLWPLSGEKSSLLEGGIRVPTIVRWPHRVDGNQVSHEPNFSPDWTATFLELAGARPDPAYPLDGTSLAGYLLKGEQPSERELFWRVRANRALRRGDWKYYQDEDGDDHLFDLGADIREQADLAPDKPELLAELKAAWERTNAGLLPYPAA, encoded by the coding sequence ATGCCCGAGATATCCCGCCGCGCCTTCGGCGGCCTGGTCGGTGGCGGTGCCGTCACCGCCGTCGCCGGTACGGCCACCACCGCCGAGGCCGCCGAATCCGCCCCCGCCGAGCGCCCGTTCACGGCCCGCCCCGCCGCCTCCGGCAAGCGCCCCAACCTCCTCGTCATCCTCGGCGACGACCTCGGCTGGGCCGACCTCTCCTCCTACGGCGCCCCGCACATCAAGACGCCGAACCTGGACCGGCTGGCCCGGCAGGGCGTGCGCTTCACCGATGCCTACTCCGGCTCCGCGACCTGCTCCCCGACCCGGTTCAGCCTCTACACCGGGCGCTACCCGGGCCGTACACCAGGCGGGTTGGCCGAACCGATCGCCAACAAGACGCAGGGGCTCGACCCGAGCCACCCGACCCTCGCCTCCCTCCTCAAGAAGGCGGGCTACTCCACCGCCCTCATCGGCAAGTGGCACTGCGGCTGGCTGCCCGACTACAGCCCCACGAAGTCGGGTTGGGACGAGTTCTTCGGCAACCACGGGGGCGTACTGGAGTACTTCTCCAAGCTGGGCCAGCTCGGCGACTACGACCTGTACGAGGGTGACGCGACCTACAAGGACCTGCGCTACTACACGCAGGTGCTGACCGAGCGGGCCGTCCAGTACGTCGGCCGGAAACACGACGAGCCGTGGCTGCTGAACCTCAACTTCACCACCCCGCACTGGCCTTGGCTCGCGGAGGGCGACGAGGAGACCGGCGCCGAGATCGCGGCGAGGATCCGGGCGGCGAAGACCCCGGCCGGGGTCACCGCCGCGCTGCTGCACAACGACGGCGGGTCGGTCGCGAAGTACACGGAGATGGTGCAGAGCCTCGACGCGGCCGTCGGCGAGGTGCTCACCGCGCTGCGCCGGTCCGGGCAGGAGGAGAACACGCTGGTGTACTTCGCCAGCGACAACGGCGGTGAACGCTGGTCGTACCTCTGGCCGTTGAGCGGCGAGAAGTCCTCCCTGCTGGAGGGCGGCATCCGGGTCCCGACGATCGTCCGCTGGCCGCATCGCGTCGACGGCAACCAGGTCAGCCACGAGCCGAACTTCTCCCCCGACTGGACGGCGACCTTCCTAGAGCTGGCCGGAGCCCGCCCCGACCCGGCGTACCCGCTGGACGGCACCAGCCTCGCGGGCTACCTGCTGAAGGGCGAACAGCCGTCCGAGCGGGAGCTGTTCTGGCGGGTGCGGGCCAACCGGGCGCTGCGGCGCGGCGATTGGAAGTACTACCAGGACGAGGACGGCGACGACCACCTCTTCGACCTCGGCGCCGACATCCGTGAACAGGCCGATCTCGCCCCCGACAAGCCGGAGTTGCTCGCCGAGCTGAAGGCGGCCTGGGAGAGGACGAACGCCGGGCTGCTGCCGTACCCGGCCGCCTAG
- a CDS encoding response regulator transcription factor — MSDELLISLLIVDDHPVVRDGLRGMFESAPGFRVLGEASNGVEAVERAADLDPDVILMDLRMPGGAGVDAIRELTRRAARAKVLVLTTYDTDSDTLPAIEAGATGYLLKDAPRDELFTAVRAAAEGRTVLSPAVASRLVSAVRGPQAPGNEPLSAREREVLVLVAKGTSNREIARELFISEATVKTHLTHLYGKLGVKDRAAAVAVAYDRGILG, encoded by the coding sequence ATGAGTGACGAGTTGCTGATCTCCCTGCTGATCGTCGACGACCATCCCGTCGTACGGGACGGTCTGCGCGGCATGTTCGAGTCCGCGCCCGGATTCCGCGTCCTGGGCGAGGCGTCCAATGGCGTCGAGGCCGTGGAGCGGGCCGCCGACCTCGACCCCGACGTGATCCTGATGGACCTGCGCATGCCGGGCGGCGCGGGCGTCGACGCCATCCGCGAACTGACCCGCCGCGCCGCCCGCGCGAAGGTGCTCGTCCTGACGACGTACGACACCGACTCCGACACCCTCCCCGCGATCGAGGCGGGCGCGACGGGCTACCTGCTGAAGGACGCCCCGCGCGACGAGTTGTTCACCGCCGTCCGCGCGGCGGCGGAAGGCCGCACGGTCCTCTCTCCCGCCGTCGCCTCCCGCCTGGTCTCCGCTGTCCGCGGCCCCCAGGCCCCCGGCAACGAGCCGCTCTCCGCCCGCGAACGCGAAGTACTGGTCCTCGTCGCCAAGGGGACGTCCAACCGCGAGATCGCCCGCGAACTCTTCATCAGCGAGGCGACCGTGAAGACCCATCTCACCCACCTGTACGGCAAGTTGGGGGTCAAGGACCGCGCGGCCGCCGTGGCGGTGGCGTACGACCGGGGGATTCTCGGCTGA